In Schlegelella aquatica, one DNA window encodes the following:
- a CDS encoding polysaccharide deacetylase family protein, whose amino-acid sequence MMEPSLCVVLHDVSPVTWAACQRVIDAVGEVAPVPMTLLAVPRYHGAPRDPAFEDLLTRRCECGDELALHGYTHLDDGRPSGVVDALRRRWYTAGEGEFASLRADDAAGRLLAGARWFQENRWPLYGFVAPAWLMSPGTWEALALLPLTYTATLRRLYALPRRHMLTSQSIVYSTRARWRRATSLMWNRALHHAGQDAQMLVRFELHPHDADYPIIRRSWQRLLAWHLQYRRAYTVADFVRQWQGSLDVPTAPMTYHQAPSAPAFRTERAPRQP is encoded by the coding sequence ATGATGGAGCCGAGTCTGTGCGTGGTGTTGCACGACGTCTCGCCCGTCACCTGGGCCGCGTGCCAGCGCGTGATCGATGCGGTCGGCGAGGTCGCCCCCGTGCCGATGACCTTGCTCGCGGTGCCCCGCTATCACGGCGCCCCGCGCGATCCCGCTTTCGAGGACCTGCTCACGCGCCGTTGCGAGTGCGGCGACGAACTCGCCTTGCACGGCTACACGCACCTCGACGACGGCCGGCCGAGCGGGGTGGTGGACGCGCTGCGCCGCCGTTGGTACACCGCCGGTGAGGGCGAGTTCGCCTCGCTGCGGGCGGACGATGCGGCTGGGCGCCTGCTGGCCGGGGCCCGCTGGTTCCAGGAGAACCGCTGGCCCCTCTACGGCTTCGTTGCCCCGGCCTGGCTGATGAGCCCGGGCACCTGGGAGGCCCTGGCCCTCCTGCCGCTGACGTACACCGCCACCTTGCGGCGCCTGTACGCCTTGCCGCGCCGGCACATGCTCACGAGCCAGAGCATCGTGTACTCGACCCGGGCGCGGTGGCGGCGCGCCACATCGCTCATGTGGAACCGCGCGCTGCACCACGCCGGGCAGGACGCGCAGATGCTCGTGCGGTTCGAACTGCATCCTCACGACGCGGACTACCCCATCATCCGTCGCTCCTGGCAGCGCCTGCTCGCGTGGCACCTGCAGTACCGCCGCGCGTACACGGTGGCGGACTTCGTCAGGCAGTGGCAGGGCAGCCTCGACGTCCCGACCGCGCCGATGACCTACCACCAGGCGCCTTCGGCCCCCGCCTTCAGAACAGAGCGAGCACCCCGCCAGCCATGA
- a CDS encoding phosphatase PAP2 family protein, with protein MRWKLRLPALPGRFDVLPPGAAPSSDRDDAARAAPSARSGPAPRTWLEHDLAWTRRLHRAVEIRGALMLFAVVSRVSDGLLWYATMAVLPLVGGSRGWACSLRMMVLGVLDLLLYLGLKRWACRPRPFAACADIRACARALDQFSFPSGHTLHAVAFSIVLIEYYSWLAWVLVPLTVLIALSRVVLGLHYPSDVLAGALIGALMAGGVLALF; from the coding sequence ATGCGGTGGAAATTGCGCCTGCCCGCACTGCCTGGTCGGTTTGACGTGCTGCCCCCCGGGGCTGCGCCATCTTCCGATCGCGACGACGCTGCGAGGGCCGCGCCGAGCGCCCGGTCGGGGCCGGCCCCCCGGACGTGGCTGGAGCACGACCTCGCCTGGACGCGCCGGCTCCACCGTGCGGTGGAGATCCGCGGCGCGCTGATGCTGTTCGCCGTCGTCAGCCGCGTGAGCGACGGACTGCTGTGGTATGCCACGATGGCGGTGCTGCCGCTCGTCGGCGGCAGCCGCGGATGGGCCTGTTCGCTGCGCATGATGGTGCTCGGCGTGCTGGACCTGCTGCTGTACCTGGGCCTGAAGCGCTGGGCATGCCGGCCGCGGCCCTTCGCGGCCTGCGCCGACATCCGCGCCTGTGCCCGCGCGCTCGACCAGTTCAGCTTTCCCTCCGGGCACACCCTGCACGCGGTGGCGTTCTCGATCGTGCTGATCGAGTACTACTCCTGGCTGGCCTGGGTGCTGGTGCCGTTGACCGTGCTCATCGCCCTGTCGAGGGTGGTGCTGGGCCTGCACTACCCGAGCGACGTGCTGGCCGGCGCCCTGATCGGCGCGCTCATGGCTGGCGGGGTGCTCGCTCTGTTCTGA
- a CDS encoding glycosyltransferase family 4 protein, with protein sequence MRIAYVTETYPPELNGVALTVQRTVDYLRSCGHEVELVRPRQPHEPARCTGDEWRTFGLPIPMYRDLRFGVAWTRSLRQRWLRLRPQLVHVATPGPLGWAAVQAAAQLRIPATSDFRTNFHQYSHYYGLGWCEPLVCAYLRRLHNATRRTFVPTHSVRRELAARRFERLVVVGRGVDTQHFSPEHRSAALRHEWGADDRTPVVLYVGRLAAEKNVDLALGAFAAMQRQRPEARMVVVGDGPMRARWEREFPQVRFVGVKRGDDLARHYASADIFLFPSLSDTFGNVVLEAMASGLAVLAFDAGAAGEHIEDCESGLLVRPKDAAGFVGAACSLADPWTDLREMRAAARRVALTLGWPAVLGRFESHLLDAADAVEIAPARTAWSV encoded by the coding sequence GTGCGCATCGCCTATGTCACCGAAACCTATCCGCCGGAGCTCAACGGCGTGGCGCTGACGGTGCAGCGGACGGTCGACTACCTGCGCTCGTGCGGGCACGAGGTCGAGCTCGTGCGGCCTCGTCAGCCGCACGAGCCCGCCCGGTGCACCGGGGACGAATGGCGCACCTTCGGCCTGCCCATTCCCATGTACCGGGACCTGCGCTTCGGTGTGGCCTGGACGCGCTCGCTGCGTCAGCGTTGGTTGCGCCTGCGCCCGCAGCTCGTCCACGTGGCCACGCCCGGCCCTCTGGGGTGGGCCGCGGTGCAGGCCGCAGCGCAGTTGCGGATCCCCGCCACCAGCGACTTCCGCACGAATTTCCATCAATACAGTCACTATTACGGGCTGGGATGGTGCGAACCGCTGGTTTGCGCCTACCTGCGACGGCTGCACAACGCGACGCGGCGCACGTTCGTGCCGACGCACTCGGTGCGCCGCGAGTTGGCGGCGCGGCGTTTCGAGCGGTTGGTGGTGGTGGGACGCGGGGTGGACACGCAGCACTTCTCCCCCGAGCATCGAAGCGCCGCCTTGCGCCACGAATGGGGGGCCGACGACCGCACGCCGGTGGTGCTGTACGTGGGCCGGCTGGCGGCCGAGAAGAACGTGGACCTCGCGTTGGGGGCCTTTGCCGCGATGCAGCGGCAGCGTCCCGAGGCGCGCATGGTGGTGGTGGGTGACGGCCCGATGCGTGCGCGCTGGGAGCGCGAGTTTCCGCAGGTTCGGTTCGTCGGGGTGAAGCGCGGGGACGACCTCGCCCGTCACTATGCCAGCGCCGACATCTTCCTCTTCCCGAGCCTGAGCGACACCTTCGGAAACGTGGTGCTGGAGGCGATGGCCTCGGGCCTGGCCGTCCTCGCGTTCGACGCGGGCGCGGCCGGCGAGCACATCGAGGACTGCGAGAGCGGCCTTCTGGTACGCCCGAAAGACGCGGCCGGCTTCGTGGGCGCCGCGTGCTCGCTGGCCGACCCCTGGACCGACCTGCGCGAGATGAGGGCCGCGGCGCGCCGTGTGGCGCTCACGCTGGGATGGCCCGCGGTGCTCGGGCGTTTCGAGTCCCACCTGCTGGATGCTGCCGATGCGGTGGAAATTGCGCCTGCCCGCACTGCCTGGTCGGTTTGA
- a CDS encoding mechanosensitive ion channel family protein gives MPDYSWTRTLQSLDIHLFTVGGASFTALSVVKLVAALVLLFLAAGWVRHFIERRALRRFQMDEGTRQSIGAVTRYAVLVIGLVVVLQNAGINLTAFSVVAGALGVGIGFGLQNLFSNFISGLIIMLERPIKVGDRVELAGVEGVVREIGARRTTVVTNDNVAILVPNQKFITDNVINQLYLEREIRLRVPINVAPTAGIREVEQLLLAAAADHPQVLRDPPPRVLLLSLGGGSTGFELHVWFHPQAIHRQQLQSDLNLAIGDRLRQAGIAVA, from the coding sequence ATGCCCGACTACAGCTGGACGAGAACGTTACAAAGTTTGGACATCCACCTCTTCACCGTGGGAGGCGCTTCTTTCACGGCGCTGTCGGTCGTGAAGCTGGTCGCCGCGCTGGTGCTGCTGTTCCTGGCAGCCGGCTGGGTGCGGCACTTCATCGAGCGGCGCGCCCTTCGCCGCTTCCAGATGGACGAGGGCACGCGCCAGTCCATCGGCGCCGTCACCCGCTACGCCGTGCTGGTGATCGGTCTGGTCGTCGTGTTGCAGAACGCCGGCATCAACCTCACCGCCTTCAGCGTGGTGGCCGGTGCCTTGGGCGTGGGCATCGGCTTCGGGTTGCAGAACCTTTTCAGCAACTTCATCAGCGGCCTCATCATCATGCTCGAGCGGCCCATCAAGGTCGGCGACCGGGTGGAACTCGCCGGCGTCGAGGGCGTGGTGCGCGAGATCGGCGCGCGGCGCACGACGGTCGTGACGAACGACAACGTCGCCATCCTGGTGCCCAATCAGAAGTTCATCACCGACAACGTCATCAACCAGCTCTACCTCGAACGCGAGATCCGCCTGCGAGTGCCCATCAACGTCGCTCCCACGGCGGGCATCCGCGAAGTCGAGCAGCTCTTGCTGGCCGCCGCCGCGGACCACCCGCAGGTCCTGCGCGATCCGCCGCCGCGTGTCCTCCTGCTGTCGCTGGGCGGTGGCTCCACCGGCTTCGAGCTGCACGTGTGGTTCCACCCGCAGGCCATCCACCGGCAACAACTGCAGAGCGACCTGAACCTGGCCATCGGCGACCGCTTGCGCCAGGCGGGCATCGCGGTCGCGTGA
- a CDS encoding UDP-glucuronic acid decarboxylase family protein, which translates to MDPRDVIVAGGAGFLGSHLVDRLIEAGHRIRVLDNFSTGSPDNIAHLRGHRRFTLTVHDVIRPLLLDADGIFNFACPASPEHYQRDPVHTTLSSALGVHHMLEEARRCGARLFQSSTSEVYGDPEVHPQVESYRGHVNMLGPRSCYDEGKRCAETMCFAYHRQYGTPVRIARIFNTYGPRMQPGDGRVVSNFIVQALRGDDITIYGEGQQTRSFCYVDDLVDGILRLMDSDVEGPLNLGNPRESTILELAELVLRLTRSRSKLVHKPLPADDPKRRCPDISRAKRLLHWEPRVPLEDGLKETVAYFRQRLGLGAVSVAVGARVPRPPGTAVPLPPMLGRRAASRDEGLRT; encoded by the coding sequence ATGGATCCTCGCGACGTCATCGTGGCCGGGGGCGCCGGCTTCCTGGGCAGCCACCTGGTCGACCGACTGATCGAAGCCGGGCACCGCATCCGAGTGCTCGACAACTTCTCCACCGGATCGCCCGACAACATCGCCCACCTGCGTGGCCATCGCCGCTTCACGCTGACGGTGCACGACGTGATCCGCCCGCTGCTTTTGGACGCCGACGGCATCTTCAACTTCGCGTGCCCCGCGAGCCCCGAGCACTACCAGCGCGATCCCGTGCACACCACGCTGTCCAGCGCGCTCGGCGTGCATCACATGCTCGAGGAGGCGCGGCGCTGCGGTGCCCGGCTCTTTCAGTCCTCCACGAGCGAGGTCTACGGGGACCCGGAGGTGCACCCGCAGGTCGAGAGCTACCGAGGCCACGTCAACATGCTCGGCCCCCGCTCGTGCTACGACGAGGGCAAGCGCTGCGCCGAGACCATGTGCTTCGCCTACCACCGCCAGTACGGCACGCCCGTGCGCATCGCGAGGATCTTCAACACCTACGGCCCACGGATGCAGCCGGGCGACGGGCGGGTGGTCAGCAACTTCATCGTGCAGGCCCTGCGAGGGGATGACATCACCATCTACGGCGAAGGGCAGCAGACGCGCAGCTTCTGCTACGTGGACGACCTCGTCGACGGCATCCTGCGCCTGATGGACTCCGACGTGGAAGGGCCGCTCAACTTGGGCAATCCGCGCGAAAGCACGATCCTCGAGCTGGCCGAACTCGTGCTGCGCCTGACCCGCAGCCGCTCCAAGCTCGTGCACAAGCCCCTGCCCGCGGACGATCCCAAGCGCCGGTGCCCCGACATCTCCCGGGCCAAGCGGCTGTTGCACTGGGAGCCGCGCGTCCCCCTGGAAGACGGTCTCAAGGAGACGGTCGCGTACTTCCGCCAGCGCCTGGGGCTGGGCGCGGTCAGCGTCGCCGTCGGCGCACGCGTGCCTCGGCCCCCAGGCACCGCGGTGCCCCTGCCGCCGATGCTGGGGCGCCGGGCCGCCTCGCGCGACGAGGGCCTGCGCACCTGA
- a CDS encoding outer membrane beta-barrel protein yields the protein MKRFRPMWRTLALAACTAAAFGAHAQQGSGMRAGGTSWIPYTTNGYFGVNVGQSDYGGPCTPGFDCDRRDWAGKIYVGGMFSPYFGVEVGYAYLGESDRHGGSLRAQGLNLSLVGNVPVGQAVDVFGKVGTTYGWTDSSAAFGTGVRTGSENEFGLSYGAGVAFNITRNWAAVLEWDRTRYRFADGRENVDMYSAGVRYRF from the coding sequence ATGAAACGATTCCGTCCCATGTGGCGAACCCTCGCCCTGGCCGCTTGCACCGCGGCTGCCTTCGGGGCCCATGCACAGCAAGGCAGCGGCATGCGTGCGGGGGGCACGTCGTGGATTCCGTACACGACCAACGGCTACTTCGGTGTGAACGTGGGCCAGTCCGACTACGGTGGACCCTGCACGCCCGGCTTCGACTGCGATCGGCGCGACTGGGCCGGCAAGATCTACGTGGGCGGCATGTTCAGCCCGTACTTCGGGGTCGAAGTCGGCTACGCGTACCTCGGCGAATCCGACCGCCACGGGGGCAGCCTCCGCGCGCAGGGCCTCAATCTGAGCCTGGTGGGCAACGTGCCGGTCGGCCAGGCGGTCGACGTGTTCGGCAAGGTCGGCACCACCTACGGGTGGACGGACAGCAGCGCCGCGTTCGGCACGGGCGTGCGCACCGGCAGCGAGAACGAGTTCGGCCTGAGCTACGGCGCGGGGGTGGCGTTCAACATCACCCGCAACTGGGCCGCCGTGCTGGAGTGGGACCGCACCCGCTATCGGTTCGCCGACGGGCGCGAGAACGTGGACATGTACTCCGCCGGCGTGAGATACCGTTTCTGA
- a CDS encoding ABC transporter ATP-binding protein, translating into MSSTPLTPPAGVAALYREVWRHAQGVRLRWAGAMLLLVVSQLLKLSVPWFTAQAINSLQAGGPQAEDALKAAWWIAAIIGVYVAAWALHGPGRVLERSVGVRVRRSVSDALYGKLMRAPLAWHDRHHSGEVQHRVGQASQALFDFAQNQFIYLQNAVNLLGPVIALTLLSGSTGAAAMVGYLVIAFVIVRFDRSLMRLATQENDAGRRYAAGLLDFVGNVSTLMSLRLQQASRRLLDGRLQQVFVPLKRMIVLTEWKWCAVDLLTLALTWGLVVFFAWRTTSAGGALLIGSLFMIYQYAQQAGGVVGSIAANYQNFARIKTDYASAEPIWQAPERADAGPPIDPQWQRIVLAGVSYQHAGEDARRGGLQQVSFSIGRGERIALVGPSGAGKSTLLRVLAGLYDAQQGHYEVDGVAPLGLKHLGGVATLIPQEAEVFEATVRENLTFGEPVAPQALHEAVHVSAFDAVLEHMPLGLDTPISERGFNLSGGQRQRLALARGVLAARGSSLLLLDEPTSALDPVTERQVHERLSQAFPDAAVVASVHRMGLLAHFDKVVLMAGGRVVDVGTPDELAERQPVFAQMLHGPDLDDEGPTDGTLAA; encoded by the coding sequence ATGAGCTCGACCCCCCTCACCCCTCCTGCCGGCGTCGCGGCGTTGTACCGCGAAGTGTGGCGCCATGCCCAGGGCGTGCGCCTTCGCTGGGCCGGCGCGATGCTGCTGCTCGTCGTCTCTCAACTGCTCAAGCTGAGCGTGCCGTGGTTCACGGCCCAGGCGATCAACAGCCTGCAGGCCGGCGGACCGCAGGCCGAAGACGCCCTGAAAGCCGCATGGTGGATCGCGGCGATCATCGGTGTGTATGTCGCGGCGTGGGCGCTTCACGGCCCGGGGCGGGTGCTCGAACGCTCGGTGGGCGTGCGCGTGCGGCGCAGCGTGTCGGATGCCCTGTACGGCAAGCTGATGCGCGCGCCGCTCGCGTGGCACGACAGGCATCATTCGGGCGAGGTGCAGCACCGGGTGGGCCAGGCCAGCCAAGCGCTGTTCGACTTCGCGCAGAACCAGTTCATCTACCTGCAAAACGCCGTCAACCTGCTGGGGCCGGTGATCGCTTTGACCCTGCTGTCCGGCAGCACCGGGGCGGCGGCCATGGTGGGCTACCTGGTCATCGCGTTCGTGATCGTGCGCTTCGACCGCTCGCTGATGCGGCTGGCCACCCAGGAGAACGACGCCGGCCGCCGCTACGCCGCGGGCCTGCTCGATTTCGTCGGGAACGTCTCGACGCTGATGAGCCTGCGGCTGCAGCAGGCGTCGCGGCGCCTGCTCGACGGCCGGCTCCAGCAGGTGTTCGTGCCGCTCAAGCGGATGATCGTGCTCACCGAGTGGAAGTGGTGCGCGGTGGACCTGCTCACGCTCGCGCTGACCTGGGGGCTGGTGGTCTTCTTCGCCTGGCGCACGACGAGTGCGGGGGGCGCCTTGCTGATCGGCAGCTTGTTCATGATTTACCAGTACGCCCAGCAAGCCGGCGGCGTGGTCGGCTCGATCGCTGCCAACTATCAGAACTTCGCTCGCATCAAGACCGACTATGCGAGCGCGGAGCCGATCTGGCAGGCCCCCGAACGCGCCGACGCCGGCCCTCCGATCGACCCGCAATGGCAGCGCATCGTGCTGGCCGGCGTGAGCTACCAGCACGCGGGCGAGGACGCGCGCCGCGGCGGGTTGCAGCAGGTGAGCTTCAGCATCGGGCGCGGCGAGCGCATCGCGCTGGTCGGGCCGAGCGGCGCGGGCAAGAGCACGCTGTTGCGGGTGCTGGCCGGCTTGTACGACGCGCAGCAGGGGCACTACGAGGTGGACGGCGTCGCCCCGCTCGGCCTCAAGCACCTGGGCGGCGTGGCGACGCTCATTCCCCAGGAGGCGGAGGTCTTCGAGGCCACTGTGCGTGAGAACCTCACGTTCGGCGAGCCCGTGGCGCCCCAGGCCCTCCACGAGGCCGTGCACGTCAGTGCCTTCGACGCCGTGCTCGAACACATGCCGCTGGGCCTCGACACCCCCATCTCGGAGCGCGGCTTCAATCTCTCCGGCGGACAGCGGCAGCGCCTGGCGTTGGCACGTGGCGTCCTGGCCGCGCGGGGCAGCTCGCTGTTGCTGTTGGACGAGCCCACCAGCGCGCTCGACCCGGTGACCGAGCGGCAGGTGCACGAACGCCTGTCACAGGCCTTCCCCGATGCGGCCGTCGTCGCGAGCGTGCACCGCATGGGGCTGCTGGCCCACTTCGACAAGGTGGTGCTGATGGCCGGGGGCCGGGTGGTGGACGTCGGCACCCCCGACGAACTGGCCGAACGGCAACCGGTGTTCGCCCAGATGTTGCACGGCCCGGACCTGGACGACGAGGGACCGACGGACGGCACCCTCGCGGCGTGA
- a CDS encoding replication-associated recombination protein A translates to MGDLFDDPRPPSAPLAERLRPRTVDEVIGQAHLLGPGMPLRAAFESGEPHSMILWGPPGVGKTTLARLMADAFEAQFIQISAVLGGVKDIREAVEQAQMARAQGRRTIVFVDEVHRFNKAQQDAFLPHVESGLFTFIGATTENPSFEVNSALLSRATVHVLKALGEDDLAELLERARVLLEAPPLDEGARRRLIAYADGDARRLLNTYENLVRMARRAQAPVLDEPLLERSLGEQLRRYDKGGEQFYDTISALHKAVRGSDPDAALYWFVRMLDGGVDPRYVSRRLIRMATEDIGLADPRALRLALDAAETYERLGSPEGELALAEAVVYLAVAPKSNAVYQAYNEARAFVKKDGTRPVPLHLRNAPTKLMKDLDYGRDYRYAHDEEDAFAAGERYFPEGMEPQPRFYHPAPRGLEIRIGEKLEELRVRNEQSRKKR, encoded by the coding sequence ATGGGCGATCTCTTCGACGACCCCCGGCCCCCCTCGGCGCCTCTGGCCGAGCGCCTGCGGCCACGCACGGTGGACGAGGTGATCGGACAAGCGCACCTGCTCGGCCCCGGCATGCCCCTGCGCGCCGCTTTCGAGTCGGGTGAGCCGCATTCCATGATCCTCTGGGGGCCGCCGGGGGTGGGCAAGACGACGCTCGCCCGGCTGATGGCCGATGCCTTCGAGGCGCAGTTCATCCAGATCTCGGCCGTCCTCGGCGGCGTCAAAGACATCCGGGAGGCCGTCGAGCAGGCTCAGATGGCGCGCGCCCAGGGCCGGCGCACCATCGTCTTCGTCGACGAAGTGCACCGCTTCAACAAGGCACAGCAGGACGCCTTCCTGCCGCACGTCGAATCGGGTCTCTTCACCTTCATCGGCGCGACCACCGAGAACCCGTCGTTCGAGGTCAATTCCGCCTTGCTGTCACGAGCGACGGTTCACGTGCTCAAGGCCCTGGGCGAAGACGACCTGGCCGAACTGCTCGAGCGCGCCCGCGTGCTGCTGGAGGCCCCCCCGCTCGACGAGGGGGCGCGCCGCCGGCTGATCGCCTATGCCGACGGCGACGCGCGCCGGTTGCTCAACACGTACGAGAACCTCGTGCGCATGGCGCGGCGCGCGCAGGCGCCCGTGCTCGACGAGCCGCTGCTCGAACGCTCGCTGGGCGAGCAGCTGCGCCGTTACGACAAGGGGGGCGAGCAGTTCTACGACACGATCTCGGCGCTGCACAAGGCGGTGCGAGGCTCCGACCCGGATGCCGCGCTGTACTGGTTCGTGCGCATGCTCGACGGCGGCGTCGATCCGCGCTATGTCTCGCGCCGACTGATCCGCATGGCCACGGAGGACATCGGGCTCGCCGACCCCCGGGCGCTGCGCCTTGCCCTCGACGCCGCCGAGACCTACGAGCGCCTCGGCTCGCCCGAGGGCGAACTCGCCCTGGCCGAAGCGGTCGTCTATCTGGCCGTCGCGCCGAAGTCCAACGCGGTGTACCAGGCCTACAACGAGGCGCGGGCCTTCGTGAAGAAGGACGGCACGCGCCCGGTGCCGCTGCACCTGCGCAATGCGCCCACCAAGCTCATGAAGGACCTCGACTACGGCCGCGACTACCGCTACGCGCACGACGAGGAAGACGCCTTCGCCGCCGGGGAGCGGTACTTCCCTGAGGGCATGGAGCCACAGCCGCGCTTCTACCACCCCGCGCCCCGGGGGCTCGAAATCCGGATCGGAGAAAAACTCGAAGAGTTGCGTGTAAGAAACGAACAATCGCGCAAAAAACGCTAG
- a CDS encoding branched-chain amino acid ABC transporter permease: MEIFLQQIINGLVLGSMYALVALGYTMVYGIISLINFAHGEVLMVGAMTSWTVVTFLQEVSPGMPGWLMMLISLVAAIVVCAALNYSIEKIAYRPLRSAPRLAPLITAIGMSILLQTLAMIIWKPNPKPYPLLLPTEVIPIGGAVITVTQLLILVSTAVILLGLLWLVNKTKLGRAMRATAENPRVASLMGVRPDMVISATFVIGAALAAVAGIMWAANYGTVQHTMGFLPGLKAFTAAVFGGIGNLTGAMVGGVLLGLIEAIGSGYLGALTGGVLGSHYADIFAFIVLILVLTLRPSGLLGERVADRA; encoded by the coding sequence ATGGAAATCTTCCTCCAACAGATCATCAATGGTCTGGTGCTCGGGAGCATGTATGCGCTCGTGGCACTGGGCTACACGATGGTCTACGGCATCATCAGCCTGATCAACTTCGCCCACGGCGAGGTGCTGATGGTGGGGGCCATGACCAGCTGGACCGTCGTCACCTTCCTGCAGGAAGTGTCGCCGGGCATGCCGGGCTGGCTGATGATGCTGATCTCGCTCGTCGCCGCCATCGTCGTGTGCGCCGCGCTGAACTACTCGATCGAGAAGATCGCGTATCGACCGCTGCGCAGCGCGCCGCGCCTGGCGCCGCTGATCACCGCGATCGGCATGTCCATCCTGCTCCAGACGCTGGCGATGATCATCTGGAAGCCCAATCCCAAGCCCTATCCGCTGCTGCTGCCCACCGAGGTCATTCCGATCGGCGGCGCGGTCATCACGGTCACGCAGCTGCTGATCCTGGTGAGCACCGCGGTGATCCTGCTGGGCCTGCTGTGGCTGGTGAACAAGACCAAGCTCGGGCGCGCGATGCGCGCCACCGCCGAGAACCCCCGCGTTGCCAGCCTGATGGGCGTGCGCCCCGACATGGTGATCTCCGCCACCTTCGTCATCGGCGCCGCGCTCGCCGCCGTGGCCGGCATCATGTGGGCCGCCAATTACGGCACCGTCCAGCACACCATGGGCTTCCTGCCCGGCCTCAAGGCCTTCACCGCCGCGGTGTTCGGCGGCATCGGCAACCTCACCGGCGCGATGGTGGGCGGCGTGCTGCTCGGCCTGATCGAAGCCATCGGCTCCGGCTACCTCGGCGCGCTGACCGGCGGCGTGCTCGGCAGCCACTACGCCGACATCTTCGCCTTCATCGTCCTGATCCTGGTCCTGACCTTGCGTCCGTCCGGCTTGCTGGGTGAACGCGTGGCCGACCGCGCCTGA
- a CDS encoding ABC transporter permease subunit — MSQKNKLLLFVLIGVVLAVLPHVALYFGQGWVRIIDLALLYVMLALGLNIVVGYAGLLDLGYVAFYAVGAYMFALLASPHLWDNFQWIAQTFPNGLHTPIWVVVPLAAGLAAIAGVLLGTPVLRLRGDYLAIVTLGFGEIIRVFMNNMEHPVNITNGPRGISGIDSMRIFGFNFGEALTIGDYRIPPVVLYYYLFLALVLFSIVICHRLENSRIGRAWMAIREDDTAAKAMGINVRNMKLLAFAMGATFGGVAGSMFAAFQGFISPESFSLMESIMIVAMVVLGGLGHLPGVVLGALLLAALPEVLRYVAGPLQAATDGRLDAAILRQLLIALAMIIVMLLRPRGLWPAPEHGKAAPQPAAK; from the coding sequence ATGTCGCAGAAAAACAAGCTGCTGCTGTTCGTGCTGATCGGCGTCGTGCTGGCCGTGCTGCCGCACGTGGCGCTGTACTTCGGCCAAGGCTGGGTGCGCATCATCGACCTGGCCCTGCTGTACGTGATGCTGGCCCTGGGCCTGAACATCGTGGTGGGCTACGCCGGCCTGCTGGACTTGGGCTACGTCGCGTTCTACGCGGTGGGCGCCTACATGTTCGCGCTGCTGGCCTCGCCGCACCTGTGGGACAACTTCCAGTGGATCGCGCAGACCTTCCCCAACGGCCTGCACACGCCCATCTGGGTCGTGGTGCCCCTGGCCGCCGGCCTGGCTGCGATCGCCGGCGTGCTGCTCGGCACCCCGGTGCTGCGCCTGCGCGGCGACTACCTGGCCATCGTGACGCTGGGCTTCGGCGAGATCATCCGCGTCTTCATGAACAACATGGAGCACCCGGTCAACATCACCAACGGCCCGCGCGGAATCAGCGGCATCGACTCGATGCGCATCTTCGGCTTCAACTTCGGCGAGGCGTTGACCATCGGCGACTACCGCATTCCGCCGGTGGTGCTGTACTACTACCTGTTCCTGGCGTTGGTGCTGTTCAGCATCGTGATCTGCCACCGCCTGGAGAACTCGCGCATCGGCCGCGCCTGGATGGCGATCCGCGAGGACGACACCGCGGCCAAGGCCATGGGCATCAACGTGCGCAACATGAAGCTGCTCGCCTTCGCGATGGGCGCGACCTTCGGCGGTGTGGCCGGCTCCATGTTCGCGGCGTTCCAGGGCTTCATCTCGCCCGAGTCCTTCAGCCTGATGGAGTCCATCATGATCGTCGCGATGGTCGTGCTGGGCGGCCTGGGCCACCTGCCCGGCGTGGTGCTCGGGGCGCTGCTGCTCGCTGCTTTGCCGGAGGTGCTGCGCTACGTCGCAGGCCCCCTGCAGGCGGCCACCGACGGCCGCCTGGATGCCGCCATCTTGCGTCAGCTGCTGATCGCGCTGGCCATGATCATCGTGATGCTGCTGCGTCCGCGCGGCCTGTGGCCGGCGCCGGAGCATGGCAAGGCTGCGCCGCAGCCGGCCGCCAAGTGA